The Acidipropionibacterium virtanenii DNA segment GGTTCCACCGAGCCTCGGGCCAGGAGCACTGGTGGATCCGACGGCGAACTCTCCGTCCGATCCACCAATGGTCGACGCTGTCACGGGGAGTAGGGCCCGCCCAGATCTCCGGGGCCCATGAGTGCCGGCTCCGATTCCGGAAGTGTCGGAGCCGGCGATTACCCCTGCGCGCATGGTTCTCGAGACGAACCTGAGGAGGTTGAGAGATGAGTTCGACGCATGTACTGCGACGCCCGGGCGATGAGGCCGGCCCAGCAGCCCCACAGGTCAGCGAGCTACTGGTGATGTGGCAGCACCCCGAGACGATGGCCATTCTTCCGATCGGGCGCTTCGGCTACGACGGCGAGCTGTACACCTTCAACTACACGCGCCAGGCCGCGGAGATTCAGGGGCTGCGGCCATTGCCCGAGCTGCGAGACCTCCACCGCACCTATCGGAGCGCCCAGATGCCACTGGTGTTCGAGCAGCGGGTGATGAGTCCTCGGCGGCCCGACTTCGACGACTACCTCAGCCGCATCGGACTTCTCCCTGAGAACGCCACCCCGTGGGAGCAGATCGTCCATTCCGGCGGTACCCGGGTAGGCGACACGTTGCAGTTCATGCAGATGCCCGAGGTACGTAACGGCAGGGCACACGCACGCTTCTTCGCGAACGGCATCCGCCACGTACCCGAAATGCCCCGAGACGTCGGAGGCCGGGTCATCAAGGTCACGCGCGACAGCCAGGAAGCGGCTCTATGTGCGCTGAATCCCGGCGACCTGGTCGAACTTCAGCCTGAGCATGGCAATCGTATCGACGCGCGCGCCTGTCTCATTGTGGCCGACGGCACGCCGGTCGGCTGGGTGCCGATGGCCATCTCCAGCGACGTCCGTCGCCTGATGAGTCCCGAAGACCTCAGCGCCAGGGTGGCACGTATCGCCCCGGCAAGCTCCCCGGCTCACACCCGCCTCGTCGTGGATCTCGATGTCCCCGCTCCTGAGGGTTTCGCCTTCGATCCCGAGGGCATGTGGGATCCGCTGGCAGGCTGACGGCCTCGCTGATTCAGGAGCCCGACAGGTCCTGCACCTCGCCTGGCCGGGGCGACCGTCGCGGTGCCGGTCGGGAGGCCGGCGTCAACGTGTCTTGATCCGGATCGAGGCGGGGATGCCGCAGTACTTCGCGAGGTTCCCGCGGTAGTACACGCCTACTCCGGTGTAATCGGCCGCGTAATCGGCGCGGGGCAGGTTCTTCGGGATGACGACCGCCCTCGCACTACCCATCTCGGCGGCTTCGAGCTGCCTGACGACGGGCTTCCAGACGACGATATTCGAGTCGACGGCGTTCACCAGGTGCGTGCCACCCTGCACCGCAGGCCCGATCGACGCCGCCAGGACCAGCACGGCGGCCACCGCTGCGGCCGGGACTCTCGACGCCCGCTCCCCGTCCTCGGCCACTACGTTCGCCCTCTCTCCGTCCCCGGCCGCCATCGTCGCGGACGCCCCCACCCCCTGAGCCGAGTCAGCCCCCTGAGCCGCCTGCGCCGCGTCGGCGCGCACCATGGCGAGGGCGACCATGGCCATCGTGACCGACGCCACCATGCACATGAGCATCGGCACGTACAGCGTCCGGCCGTAGGGGCTGCCCAGCAGCACCGGCATGCTGTAGAGCCCCAGCATCATGCCCGTCACCGGCACCACGATGCGAGCCTGCGCGATGGTGCGCACACTGACCACCAGGACGACCATGGCGGCCACCGCCACCGCGGTCACCCCCAGAAGCAGGGTCGCGGAACCGGCCGAATAGATCTCCGCCCGGCCCAGGGTGGCCGCGTTGAGCGTGACATTCCTGCGCACCTTCGTGGCCACCATCGCCATGGCCGCCGCCGACACCACGAAGACGACGAGGATCGCCACGAACACCTGGGGGTGGGCCACCTTCCTGCGCACCGCCCAGGCCAGGGCGGCCACAGCGGCTGCCAGGCAGATGTAGAGCTCGGGATGGACGCCCAGGGACTGGGAGACCGCGAACACCGCGAGCACCCGGTGCTGCTGGACGGCGGACAGGTCATCGATCGGGAAGGGCCGCAGCAGGCGGTCCTGGCGCTTCCACAGCCCGCCCGCCGCGTAGCGTCCGAAGGACACCGCCAGCACCACCAGCAGGGCGATCACCCAGGAGGGCCGCCAGTCCGACCTGCGTGTCACCACTGCCAGCCCCATCACGACACCGGCGATCCCCAGCGCGAGCAGCTCATGGTGGATCCCGACGAAACAGGCGAAAGCCACCACCAGCACCAGCTGCCACAGGGGCGCCGAGCCACGCTCGCGCACCCGCCACAGCAGCACGGCGGCGGCGACCATCATGGCCGATCCGAGCACGTAGCCCACATTCGCCGCCATGAACATCACCGTCGAGCCGGCCAGCCCCGGCTCGGTGGCCAGCAGGCTCAGTGGCAGGGCGACTCCCGCGGCCAGGGCCACGATGCGGGAGACGACGTCATCCCCCTTGCCGAACTGCGCGGAGACCGCACGGAGCAGCCGCCACACGGCGAAGGACTGGAGGAAGCAGCAGGCGGCCATGATGATGCCGATGAGCGGGCCGGTGGAGAAGATGAACTGGGCGAGCATGTCGGCGCTCCGGCCCACCCGGTTGTTGACGTCGTCGGCCAGCAGGGGCAGGACGCGGTCCCACGCGATCCGGCCGTGACTGGTGCCGCTGCGGGTCGCGAAGAGCAGATCATCCGCGGACCAGATCGGAGTCCGCCAGATGTACAGCCAGAAGGCGGCCAGACAGATCCAGGCCATCGTCTGGGCCGACAACCATCTGCGAACGGGGCGCCGCGCGCCGACCGGGACGCCAATATTCATGGTGTGAACATATCACCGGCACAGCGGCTGCCACCGCGCCACCTCTCGGTGGCGCCTGCTCACATACTGCGGATCGAGTTGGCCGGATCAGGCGGGAAGGATCAGGCCGGGCCGATGAGGGAGGCGGTGAGCCCCAGCAGTTCCTCGGCCTGGGCTTCGAAGGTGAGGCCGCCGTCGATGGCACGGCGTCCGGCCGCACCCATCCGGGCGCAGTCGGCCGGATCCTCCAGCATCCGGGCCAGCGTCCCCACCGTCGCATCGACCGACTGCGAGTCCGCGAACTCCCCGGCCCCGTAACCGGCGAACATGTCCTGCCATGCGGGGAAGTCGGAGGCGCAGAAGGGCACCCCGGCGGCCATGTACTCGAAGAGCTTGGTGGGCAGGGAGCGCAGATAGTTCGGCAGGGGCTCCAGGAAGACCAGCCCCACCTGGGCCGAGGCGAGCACGCCCGGCACCTCGGTCGGCCCCACCAGTCCTCGATAGTCGACCAGCCCCTCGGCCACCGCCGCGTCCACCGCCGGCCCGCAGCCCGCCAGGGCACGCCCCGCCAGCACCAGGTGAGCCTGCGGGACTCTCCGGCGCAGCGCCCGCACCACGTCGATCATGAAGGAGAGCTTGCGCTCCTGGGTGAGGTCGCCGGCGTAGACCATCCGTCCAGGGACCGGGGACGGGTCGGCGGTGAAATTCGTGAGCCAGGGATAGTTGTGCACCACCGCGATGTGCCGATTGCGGTATCCGTCGGCCACCGGCTCCGTGGCCGCCACGATCCCGTCTGCCCCCCGGTCCGCCAGCCCGACCAGGCATCGCGCGGCGAGGCGGACCATCGGACGGGTGAGGCGGTTGAGGTAGGGCTTGGTGTCGATCTGCCCGACGAGATCCTCGTGGGCGTCGTAGATCACCTTGCAGCGATGACGGCGCCCCCACAGCAGCGCCATCGGGATGAGCTCGGGGTCGTGGATCTGCAGCAGGTCGGGGCGCAGCCGTCCCAGCACCCGCCATGCCTCCGTCTGTCCCGTCACGATCCGATGCAGCCGTGGCCCTCCGGTGCGGTGCAGGGCGACCACCGGAATGCCGTCGTCGAGGACGTCGGCCTCGGCTCCGATCACCAGATGGAAGTCGTAACCGGCGTCGACCAGGGCCCGCGCCTCCTTGTTGAAGACCCGGTTGTCGTGGCGGTTGTGCACAGTCGAGAGGTGGACGACCCTGGGTCGCCGGTCCCCCGCCGGTTCTGTGGCGGTGGTGCCCATCGCCCTCCTCGTTGTCAGCCCGGTTGTCAGCCGGTCCGTCGCGATGACGGAACCGCGCCCACTCTACGGGTTCCGTCAGATTCTCTGCACGACCCCCGATCCATCGCGATGTTCACAGCATATCCATTTATGTTCACAGTGTTTTCTATGATTATGCACCTTGCCCCCTCAGTAGACTCACTGGTCGGTTAGACTGACCGTCCGTGAACGCACTCGCGGATCCCGCGCGCCCCCGCCGTCGCGGGGCTCCTCGTTCCCTGGTCGGCGCCGGCCTCACGGCGGTCTGTTGCCTGATGACGGTGCTGCTCATCATGCGCGGATCCGGAATCCGCCCGTTCGGCGTCCGATCCAACATCATCGGCGACGACGGCGCGCAGTACCTCGAGTTCTACGCCGTCTTCCGCGACATCCTCACCGGCTCCCACCTGTCCAGCCCGCAGTTCAGCTGGGCGCTGGGGGCGGGAGTGCCCTTCCTGCCCACCTACGCCACCTACCTCGGCGGCCCTTTCACCTTCCTCGTCGCGCTGTTCCCCGCCAACCGCGTCAGCACCGCCATCACCGTGATCGTGGTGGCCAAGCTCGTGGTGGCCTCCGCCGTGATGTACGCACTGCTGCGCACCCTCGGGCCGCGACGCCACCCGTTGCTGGCAGGTCTTCTCGGGATCTCCTACGCCACCTGCACCTGGGTCTTCGATATCGGCTGGTTCAACCAGCAGTGGCTCGACGGTCTCATCGCCTTCCCGGCCCTGGCGCTGGTCGCTCTGCGATGCCGCGGCCCCAAGCACCACCTGTGGCCCGGCGTCCTGGTGGTGGCGCTGTTCTGGTGGTCGAACTTCTACTCGGCCTACATGGCCAGCGTCGGGGCGGTCATCGTGCTGGTGGCCGTCGAGGCTGCCTCCAGCACCGGTCTGCGACGCTCGGCGGCGCGGATAGGGCGCTTCGCCCTGACCGGTGTGCTCGGTGTCGCCCTCACAGCCCCGACCCTGATCCCTACCCTGACGGGCCTGCGGAACGGGTCACCGACGCCCGGAACCGATCTGGCGGCCGTGCGGTGGAGCGGCATCCTGGTGCGACTCCTCCCAATGACCGAGGGGGTCGTCCTCGCCCCGGCGCTGTTCTGCTCCAGCGCCGCGCTACTCCTGGTCCTCGGAATCCCCGCGGCTCTCCACCTGTCCGTCCGCACCCGCGCGGTGCTCGTCGTGGTCGCCGTCGCGGTGCTGGCCTCACTGAAGGCCCCCACTCTGCTGCTGGCCTGGAACGCCTTCCAAGTGCCCCACGGCATGCCCTTCCGCTGCGGCTTCGTGATCAGCGGTCTCATCATCGTCGCCGCCCACACCGCCTGGCCTCCCCGACGCACGCATCCACGCGCCGTCCGCGGGGCGACGGGGCTCCGGCGGGCTCTCACCGCCTCCCGCGACTGGCCCGGGCCCCTCGCCTGGGGCTGCGCGGCGGTGCTCTTCGCACTCCTGTCCAGGATCGTCGAGGGCCCGGGAGAGGAATTCCTCTTCGTCGATCCCAGGGCCGCGCAGCCGGGATGGGCGGCCCTGGGGATCGGGCTGGTCGCATCCCTGGTCGTGACGGCGGCCACCGCGCGGGGCGGTCGCTCCTGGCGGCGGGTCATGTCGGTGGTACTCGTCCTGGCGACCCTCGGCGGGACGGGTTTGACGCTCAGGGAGAACCTGGCCAACAGCCTCTTCGTCAACGTCAAGCTGCGGATCTGGGCCTCCGAGCTGTTCCCGAGGGCGAGCCAGGACGCCGCCAGACTGCGGGCCGCCGAGGCGGCCACCCGGAAGGCCGGCTGGCCGCTGCACCGGGTCAACGTCGACCTGGTGAGCGAGGATCCCATCTGGTCGCGATACAACTCCTCGGGGCGCTACTCGTTCCCCGGGATCAACTACTACAGCACCACGATCGAGGCCTCCACTGCTCGCCCCCTGGTGAACCTGGGGTATTCCGACCGCAACGGCGGACGCACCCTTTATCGGCCGCACGACGAGGTGCTGTCCAGTCTCCTCGCCGCCTATGATCCGCACTCCCGGTTCGATCCGCTCCCGATGGTCCGCACTGTCCCGACCATCAAGCCGCAGGCCGGTCTGTCCACCGACATGGCGACCCGGGAGACACTCCTCGGCGCGCACCTGTACTCCTCTCCGAGGCTGTACCGCGTCACCGGGCGGAGAGAGCGACCCATCGCCTCGCCCCTGGTCGTACCGGCCGGCACCAACCAGGATGTCCGGATCAGCTGCCCGGCCGGGCAGTACGTCGTCTCCCACCAGTACTTCAACGGCATGATGATGCTCCGGAACCGGGATGGCGGTTCGGTGCAGGTCGCCGAGTCCCATGAGATCCCCAAGAAGCGCGTCGTCGGCCCCCACTTCCTCATCAAGTACTCGGACGGCACACCGACAACTGTCGAGTTCAAGGCCAATGGGGCCGTCCCGCCGCAGTTGCGCACCATCGAGCCGGACGGCCTCGCATGCCTGGACCTCAGGCCTCTGGAACGGCAGATCGCTGTCAGCGAGGCACCCTCCTCACTGAGGATCACGCCCTCGCGCATCGAGGCCCGTTTCTCGCAACCTCGCAGCGGCCGACTCGTCGTCGCCACACCTGCCGCCGATGGTTGGCGGTGCCGAGTGGACGGCCGATCGGCACCGATCGAGCCACTGGCCGGGATGCTGGCGGTCAAGACCTCCGGGGCTCGCGAGTTCAGCTGCGGCTACAAGCCTCCGGGCCTGAGCCTCGGCATCTCGGTCGCCGCTCTCGCCGGTCTTGTGATCGTAATCATGGCCACGACCCCGTGGCGACGGGGATTCGGGCAAGGCGAGAGATCGTGACTGAGTCATGCCACGGGAGAGCGTGGAATCGGCTTGAGCACGGTATCGCGCCGGCTCCCCGTCGCCCCCCGGGCGGATCGTTCAACCGTTCAGACATAGCGCACTCCCACGGAAGTTGCAGGAGATCGTCGCCGGCCACGATCGCCGGGGCGCTCGGCAGCGCCGCGTGCGGATTGGCCATCTCCGTGTTGATCCTGAACGCGTCGGGAATCCGGCCTTTCGGACCACGATCCGGCATCCTCGGCGATGAGGGAGCGCAGTACCTTCACTTCTACGCCGTCTTCCGCGACATCATCACCGGATCAGGCCTCTCCAGCCTTCAGTTCAGCTGGGCGCTCGGCACCGGAGTGCCCTTCCTGGCGACCTACGCCACCTATCTGGGTGGCCCGTTCACCTTCCTGGTGGCCCTCTTCCCCGCGAACCGCATCGCCACTGCCCTCTCGGTGATCGTGATGGCCAAGATCGCGGTCGCCGCCGCGGTCATGTTCGGCCTGCTGCGCACCCTCGGCCCCCGCCGTCATCCACTGGTCTCCGGCATACTGGCGGTGGCCTATGCCACCTCGGCCTGGGTCATCGAGGTCGGCTGGCGCAGCCCGCAATGGATGGACGGGCTCATCGCGTTCCCGGCCCTCTGTCTGGTTGCATTGAGATGCCGCGGTCGCCGCCGTCGGCTGTGGCCGGGCGTCCTGGTGGTCGCCCTGTTCTGGTGGTCCAACTACTACACCGCCTACATGGCCAGCCTGGGTTCGGCCATCGTCCTGGTGGCGATCGAGCTGTCGGTCAGCCACAGCCTGCGCGCCTCCGCCGCCCGGGTCGGGCGCTTCGCCCTCACCGGCGTGCTGGGGGTCGCCCTCACCGCCCCAACCCTGATACCCGCACTCGTCGCGATGCACAACGGCGTGCCCTACCCGGCAGCCCCGATCATCCCCCTGCCGTGGTCCAGCATCCTGGTGCGCACGCTTCCGCTCACTGCCGGCGTCGCCCTCACCCCTGCCCTGTTCTGCTCAAGCGCGGCGCTCCTGCTTGTCCTCGGCCTACCCTGTGCCTCCCATCTGAGCCGGCGCCTGCGGCTGGTACTGGTCGGGATCGGCGCCGTGGTGGTCCTCCCATTGCGCATTCCGGCACTGCTGGTGGCATGGAGCGCCTTCGCCGTGCCGCACGGTGGCCCGTTCCGTTTCGCCTTCATCATCTGCGGGCTCCTGGTGCTCGCTGCCCATACCGCATGGCCGCCGCGACACACCGGCCACCCTGTGCGGATGTCCGCGGTCGGGGCCCTCCTGGCCCCGCACGGCTGGCCGGGCCTGCCCGCGTGCGCCTGCGCCGCGGTACTCCTCGGGCTCCTCTCCCGCAACCTCCTCTGCCCGAGGGACAGACTCCTCGTGGTGGCACCTGGCGCAGCAAGTCTCAGCTGGGCCCTTCTCGGGATTGCAGCGACGGCCTCTCTGGCCCTCGCAGCGGTTGCTGTCACAGACACCCCGAGAATCCTCACCTGCGTCGTCCTCATCATCGCCATCGCCGCGGGAATCATTCTCACCCTCCACGAGAATCTGGCGACCGCGGTGCATGTCAATGACAACCTCCGCGACTGGGTCGGAGAGCTCGACACGAAGGCTTCGACCGACCGGTACCGGAACCACAGAGCCGCCGTTCTCACCAGTGAGGCCGGCTGGCCCGCCCACCGGGTGAATGCCCATCTGACCGATTCCGATCCGATGTGGGCCCGGTACAACGCGTCGGGACGCTACTCCTATCCCGGCCTCGGCTACTACAGCACCACAGTGGAGGCGGGCACGGCCGATGCACTGATCGAGCTGGGCTATCGGACGGTCAGCGGCGGCCGCACCCTCTACCGTCCCGACGACGAGGTGCTCTCGGCCCTGCTGGCCGCCCAGGACTCTCGATCGCGGTTCGATCCGATGCCGATGGTCCGACGCGTCCCCGATATCCGGCTGGGCCCCGGACAGCCACCGGACCTGGCTGCCCGCGAGCGTCTGCTCGGCGCCCGGATCTATTCCACGCCGCCCGTCCACAGGATGACCACCGCCGGCCCCGTCCTCGTCTCCGGAGAGTCGATGGTGCCCCGCGGTGGCCATACCGATCTGCAGATAACCTGCCCGGTCGGCCAGTACGTCATCACTCACAGTTATGCCCGTGGCAGCGCCCGGGTCGTGCTGCCCAGTGGCTACACAACAGCCAGCATCGCGAGAGCCGAGGAGACCCAGGACCAAGCCCTGGTGGGTTCCCATTTCCTGGTGAGGAGGTCTGATGGCACGCCGACAACTGTGCGTATCTCCGCCAACGATCGCTTCTTCCCTGGCGACGTCCCTCTGGGGGCCCACCCGCTGGCCTGTCTGGACCCGGCGCCGCTGGAGCGCGAGGTCACCGCAACGCAGATTCCCGCGGGACTGTCCATCTCCCCCGGCCATGTCGAGGCCCGGCTCACCGCCTCACCATCATCCGACCTCGTCGTGATCGCCACGCCAGCGACGAAGGGCTGGAGGTGTCGGGTCGACGGCAAACGCGTTCCCATCACTCCTCTGACCGGCATGTTGTCAGTGCGAGCCCCGGGAGCCGGGACGCTCGCCTGCGGCTATCGCTCCCCGGGCCTGCTCGCCGGCATCGCCGCCGGCGTCGCCTCACTGCTCGCCACCGCACTCATCACCATCGCCCAGCGCCCCCGTCGGGCCGGAAAAGACGAAGAATCATGACCGCCTCGAACCCCCTCTACTCAATCGTGGTCCCCTGCTACAAGGAGGCCGCGAATCTCGTCGAACTGCACCGACGATGCATGGCGGCGCTGAGTTCCCCCACCCGCGACATCGAGCTGATCCTCGTCAACGACGGAAGCCCCGACAACACCCTCGAGGTGGCCGAGAGACTGACCCGCCAGGACCCGCGCGTACGGGTGCTCGGTTTCTCCCGCAACTTCGGCAAGGAGGCCGCCATGCTCGCGGGCCTGCGAGCCGCCAGGGGCGAGGCCGTGGCGATCATGGACGGAGACCTCCAGCACCCCCCGGAGCTGCTTGGCCGGATGGCCGACCACCTGGAGGCCGGAATGGCCGACCAGGTCGTCGCCCGACGCAACCGCACCGGCGACCCCAGAGTGCGCACCGCACTGTCCCACCTGTTCTACGTCGCCATGAACAAATTCGGGAAGATGCATGTCACCGACGGCGAGGGCGATTTCCGAATGATGAGCCGCAAGGCCCTCGACGCCCTGCTGGAACTCACCGAGCGCAACCGCTTCTCCAAGGGCTTGTTCTCCTGGATCGGCTTCCCCACCGACGTCATCGAGTACGAGAACGTCCAGCGCGAGGCCGGAGGCAGCTCCTGGACACTCAGGTCTCTGTTCAACTACGCCATCGACGGCCTCATCGCCTTCAACGAGAAGCCGCTGCGGATGGTCATCCACATCGGCATGCTCAGCCTGACTCTGGCAGTGCTCTACCTGATATGGCTCGTCGTCGAATGGATCCGCCACGGGGTGCAGGTGCCCGGCTACCTCACGACCATCGCCGTGATCGTCTTCCTGTCAGGGGTGCAGATGGTCTGCCTCGGCGTGATGGGCGAGTACGTCGGGCGCACCTACACCGAGACCAAGAAACGGCCGCACTACATCGTGGCCACCGATATCGGAGGGACCGTACCCAGCGACACCAGACGTCTCACGCCGTCGGATGTCCCTGCTCAGGAGCCTCATCTGGAGCAGCGCGCCGATATCCACGCGATCGCACCCCGGCCCGGATCGGGCCAGGATGCCTGAGCCGGACGCCCACACGGCGGGCACCGGGGCCGCGGGTGGCGGGCAGGATCGTGATCGCGTGGATGTCGGCACGGAGAAGTCACCCTCCCGGCAGTGGAGGTTCCGGCTCGCCCGACTGATCCGGTTCGGCATGGTTGGCGTCGCGAACACCGCCGTCTACTACCTCTTCTACCGGATCCTGCTGATCCTGTGGCCCTACCTCGCCGCCCATCTGGTGGCCTGGGCGCTGTCGGTCGTCTTCTCGTTCCTGGCCAACTGCTACTTCACCTACCGGGTGCGGCCCACCTGGAAGAAGCTGCTGGCCTTCCCGGCCACGACGCTGGTGAACGTGGCCTTCTCAACCCTGGGATCGGTGCTGCTGGTGGAGGGCCTGCACGTCGACGAGCGCTACGCGACGGTGCTGGCCGGGATCGCCGCGATCCCCTTCACCTATCTGCTCACGAGCACGATCCTCACCAGCCAGAAGCTGGAGACACCGGCGGCCCGGGCATCTGGCAAGGAAACGCCCCAGGACCCGCAGGACTCCCCGGACGCCTGAGCGGTACCTCCTGGATCAGCCTGGATCAGCGCTCCCCGGTGATCTCGGCGCGCTCCAGCACCTCGGCCACCTTCACGGCGGCGTGACCGTCGCCGTAGGGGTGCCCGGGTTCGCCCTCGGGCGCCGGACGGACGGCCGTCTCGGCCAGGTGCTCGGCATCGGGATCCAGGACGTTCCAGCCGTTGTCGACGGTCTCTGTCCACTCGGTCTCGGTGCGCACCGTGGTACACACGGCCCCCAGCAGGAAGGCCTCCTTCTGCAGGCCGCCGGAGTCGGTGATCACCCCGTCGGCATGCACCACCGCGTTGACCATCTCGGGGTAGGCCAGCGGATCGATGGTGACGAGGTTGCCGCGGGCGATCCGGATGCCGTCGCTCTTCGCACGGGCCCGCAGCCTCGGGTGCACCGGAAGGATGACCTTGCGGTCCAGACCGCCGAGGGCGTCGAGAATGTGCTCCAGCCGGGCCTGCTGATCGGTGTTGTCGGCGCGGTGGATGGTCGCCATGACATAGGGCTCGCCCTCCTCCACCCCGGGTACCGCGCGGGGGCTGGCCAGCACGGAGTCGCGCACCTGCAGGCAGACATCGGTCATGACGTCGCCCACCAGCACCGAGCGCTCGCTCAGTCCCTCATCGGCCAGGTGCTCCATGGCCACCTGGGTCGGCGCCAGGCACAGGTCGGCGGCGTGGTCGGTGAGCACGCGGTTGTGCTCCTCGGGCATCCTGCGGTTGAAGGAGCGCAGGCCCGCCTCCAGGTGAGCCACCGGCAGATGCATCTTGACCGCCGAGAGGGTCCCGGCGATCGTCGAGTTCGTGTCCCCGTAGACCAGCACCCAGTCGGGCGCCATGTCCTCGAGCACCGGGTCGAGCTGCTCGAGCATCCGTCCGGTCATCACGCCGTGGGAGCCTCCGCCCACTCCCAGGTGAAGGTCGGGATCGGGAATTCCCAGTTCGACGAAGAAGGAGTCGGACATGTTGACGTCGTAGTGCTGGCCGGTGTGGATGATCCTGTGATCGATCCCGGCCGCCGCGAAGGCCTTGGCCACCGGGGCCAGCTTCACGAACTGAGGCCTGGCCCCGACGATGCTCACGACTCGCACGGCATTCACTCCTTGGTTGTTGACGTCTGCTGTCAGTACTCTGTGAAAGGGGCCGTCACGCGGCTCGGCCACCTCGATGGGCGCCTCAGTCGCCGACGAGGACCGTGCCCTCGCGTTTCACGGCGCCGCCCTCGACCGCCTTGAGGTTGGGGAACTCGGCCTCGAAGCTGAACTCCTCCTCGATGGCCCGGCGGCCGTTGGCGCCCATCTCGGCGCACCGGTCGGGATCAGCCAGCAGCGCGCGCAGCGCCTCGGCGGCCGCCTCGGCGCCCTGGGAGGTGTCGACGAAGACCCCGCAGTCCTTGCCCTCGAAGAGATCCACCAGAAAGGGCAGGTCGGTGGAGATGAAGGGGATGCCCGCGGCCATGTACTCGAAGAGCTTGGTCGGCAGGGCCTCCTGGTAGTTCTTCAGCGGCTTGAAGAAGGCGATCCCGACCCGCGACTCCGCCAGCACCCGGGGCACCTCCTCGCCAGGGATCCGGCCGAGCCACTCGACCCGCTGCTCGGGTCGCAGGTCCTGGAAGAAGTGCTTCACCTCGGGGTCGGGTTCCCCGGCCACGGTGAGATGGCTCCCGGGAACCTGTTCGATCATCTCGAACATGCGATCCACCTGACGACCCGCCGAGAGCATCCCGGCGTAGACGGCCTGGCCGTCCTTCTTGGCGGCGTCGGC contains these protein-coding regions:
- the wecB gene encoding non-hydrolyzing UDP-N-acetylglucosamine 2-epimerase, which encodes MRVVSIVGARPQFVKLAPVAKAFAAAGIDHRIIHTGQHYDVNMSDSFFVELGIPDPDLHLGVGGGSHGVMTGRMLEQLDPVLEDMAPDWVLVYGDTNSTIAGTLSAVKMHLPVAHLEAGLRSFNRRMPEEHNRVLTDHAADLCLAPTQVAMEHLADEGLSERSVLVGDVMTDVCLQVRDSVLASPRAVPGVEEGEPYVMATIHRADNTDQQARLEHILDALGGLDRKVILPVHPRLRARAKSDGIRIARGNLVTIDPLAYPEMVNAVVHADGVITDSGGLQKEAFLLGAVCTTVRTETEWTETVDNGWNVLDPDAEHLAETAVRPAPEGEPGHPYGDGHAAVKVAEVLERAEITGER
- a CDS encoding glycosyltransferase family 4 protein; the protein is MTSSARVCHLSTVHNPRDNRVFRKECASLAQAGVDIWFIGAQEGEEIVAGVHVVGVGEATGRVDRLTRRQFRAWRALDRISPDVVHVHDPELIPMVLAWRRLRGRAAVYDAHEDLIGQIEGKEYLADWVKPVARLAARGVIGAADRFFDGIVASTPTVLSFYHNPNRAVVRNYPLLTDYPQGADAAKKDGQAVYAGMLSAGRQVDRMFEMIEQVPGSHLTVAGEPDPEVKHFFQDLRPEQRVEWLGRIPGEEVPRVLAESRVGIAFFKPLKNYQEALPTKLFEYMAAGIPFISTDLPFLVDLFEGKDCGVFVDTSQGAEAAAEALRALLADPDRCAEMGANGRRAIEEEFSFEAEFPNLKAVEGGAVKREGTVLVGD